The following coding sequences lie in one Arachis hypogaea cultivar Tifrunner chromosome 9, arahy.Tifrunner.gnm2.J5K5, whole genome shotgun sequence genomic window:
- the LOC140175149 gene encoding disease resistance protein RUN1-like yields the protein MERESTRSRSIRIWKHEVFVSFRGEDTRNNFIDHLFAAFDRKGIDAFKDDINLKQGGHISTELMEAIETSTVLMVVLSKNYASSTWCLRELEKILECAKVHKTSQTVLPVFYDVTPSEVRTQSGDYEKAFAELERRFERDLGMVQKWREAMAQVAAFSGWDVQNKPQHTEIEKIVERVIDIQHCKSSNLDGLVGMHPRVEELEKLLDFDCSSDDDDVRVTGICGMGGIGKSTLARVVFQRNLHRFSVTCILDNLSQVFHRDGLVGAQKLLVSHILKDEMQHMWSLSKAMRLMKARLCRVKALIVLDNVDSEDQQLEELGLNPEYLFPGSRIIVISRDKHILKMSGVDEIYEAQLLNKEESYQLFCRKVFRRNNFMLQHCDELLVDGVLKYAQGLPLAIEVLGSFLKERSMDSWKSILSEMRVCPPHEEIMDVLKISYDQLDCMEKQVFLDIACIFHDGSDKEEVMRILDCCGFFADIAVCNLHDKSLITINKNEGIEMHGKLRELGMEIVRKEALMEPGKRSRIWRFQDFLNVCENKAMDYVEAIRLESQTMDEKNTTLSVEALSKMNQLRLLKINDVKFSGNLSCLSSKLRYLEWAEYPYTYFPPSCEPSNLVELSLPHSSIKQLWNDIKCLYNLKSVDLHGSQNLIKIPDFSKAPNLEMLNLEGCTKLVHIHPSVRFLEKLSYLNLKNCTSLVSIPNRILSISSLQVVNLAADFVDHYAWVSSDVRDTPSQVTKEGLQNLRQAGLLCGGDPEEALYQAYVPAGRERVCQKNLAAPRVVNWMWVYEPMFMTLGVRLPFSPFVMGLLNRCDVAPSQLHPNSWAAIRCFEMVCKYLELPTSVNVFLYLFLLTNPSRQKAKKGPVEGHQAFWLTAEGERRIPTYWSFGAGSDYLIKISYDWLSSEDHNIADILLAIFGERNLNHRMVMGDREAGRSYVVSMAGGKKTLADLMSLIKGDDEGEDDSSATPSASSEQRETEQASGQVGGADQVQSEKVVPPENAVESQGVGEKGAHASTGESAPASTYRGYVWYTSVGESAAKKVWDLAEVLPLECLI from the exons ATGGAGCGAGAGAGCACTCGGAGTAGATCCATCCGAATCTGGAAACACGAAGTGTTTGTGAGTTTCAGAGGCGAGGACACTCGCAACAACTTCATCGATCATCTCTTCGCCGCTTTCGATAGAAAAGGCATAGACGCATTCAAAGACGATATAAATCTGAAGCAGGGAGGGCACATTTCAACTGAGCTAATGGAAGCCATAGAAACTTCGACGGTTCTAATGGTGGTGTTGTCCAAAAACTACGCTTCCTCCACATGGTGCTTGCGGGAACTAGAAAAGATCCTGGAGTGTGCCAAGGTGCACAAAACATCACAGACTGTTCTTCCAGTCTTCTATGATGTGACTCCATCTGAGGTGAGAACGCAGAGCGGAGATTATGAGAAAGCGTTTGCCGAACTTGAGAGAAGATTCGAACGAGATTTGGGGATGGTGCAAAAATGGAGGGAAGCTATGGCACAGGTGGCTGCATTCTCTGGTTGGGATGTGCAGAACAA GCCGCAACACACTGAGATTGAAAAAATTGTTGAAAGAGTAATAGATATTCAACATTGCAAATCATCAAATTTAGATGGTTTGGTGGGGATGCATCCGCGTGTGGAAGAACTAGAAAAGCTTTTGGACTTTGACTGTAGTAGCGATGACGATGATGTTCGAGTTACAGGCATATGTGGGATGGGCGGAATAGGAAAGTCAACGCTTGCTAGAGTTGTATTCCAAAGAAACTTGCATCGATTTTCTGTTACTTGCATTCTTGATAACCTGAGTCAAGTTTTTCATCGTGATGGTCTTGTTGGGGCGCAAAAGCTACTTGTTTCTCACATTCTAAAAGATGAAATGCAACATATGTGGAGTCTTTCCAAGGCAATGAGATTGATGAAAGCTAGATTGTGCCGTGTGAAGGCTCTTATTGTTTTAGATAATGTTGATAGCGAGGACCAACAATTAGAAGAACTGGGTTTGAATCCCGAATACTTATTTCCTGGGAGTAGAATCATCGTAATTTCGAGAGATAAGCATATCTTAAAGATGAGCGGAGTGGATGAAATTTATGAGGCTCAACTTTTGAACAAGGAGGAATCATATCAATTGTTTTGTAGAAAAGTTTTTAGAAGAAATAATTTCATGTTACAGCATTGTGACGAATTATTGGTAGATGGAGTATTAAAATATGCTCAAGGCCTTCCTTTGGCAATTGAAGTTTTGGGATCATTTCTAAAAGAGAGAAGTATGGATTCATGGAAATCTATCTTGTCTGAGATGAGAGTTTGTCCACCACATGAGGAAATTATGGACGTGCTTAAAATTAGTTATGATCAATTAGATTGCATGGAAAAGCAAGTATTTCTTGATATTGCTTGTATCTTTCATGATGGTAGTGATAAGGAAGAGGTAATGAGAATTCTAGATTGTTGTGGATTCTTTGCAGACATAGCAGTTTGCAACCTTCATGATAAATCACTTATAACCATTAATAAGAATGAGGGTATTGAAATGCATGGCAAGCTCCGGGAGCTAGGCATGGAAATTGTTAGAAAGGAAGCACTCATGGAGCCAGGAAAGAGAAGCAGGATATGGCGCTTTCAGGATTTCCTAAATGTTTGCGAAAATAAG GCAATGGATTACGTTGAAGCCATACGCTTGGAATCACAAACAATGGATGAGAAAAATACAACGCTAAGTGTAGAAGCATTATCAAAAATGAATCAACTTAGACTGCTGAAAATCAATGATGTGAAGTTTTCAGGAAACCTAAGCTGCCTTTCCAGTAAATTGCGATATCTTGAATGGGCAGAATATCCTTACACATATTTTCCACCAAGTTGTGAGCCGTCTAACCTTGTTGAGTTATCCTTACCACATAGTAGCATCAAACAACTATGGAATGACATAAAG TGTTTGTACAATTTGAAATCTGTAGATCTCCATGGCTCTCAAAATCTTATCAAAATCCCAGACTTTAGCAAAGCCCCAAATCTTGAGATGCTGAATCTTGAGGGGTGCACAAAACTTGTGCACATTCATCCATCAGTTAGATTTCTAGAAAAACTCagttatttgaatttgaagaatTGCACAAGTTTAGTGAGCATCCCCAATCGTATATTAAGTATAAGTTCGCTTCAAGTCGTAAATCTTGCAG CCGACTTTGTTGACCATTACGCTTGGGTGTCTTCCGACGTGAGGGACACCCCCTCCCAGGTTACGAAGGAGGGTCTTCAAAATTTGCGCCAGGCGGGGCTCTTATGCGGGGGTGATCCCGAGGAGGCGCTTTACCAGGCTTATGTTCCTGCTGGTAGGGAGCGTGTTTGTCAGAAGAATTTGGCAGCTCCCCGAGTTGTCAATTGGATGTGGGTATATGAACCCATGTTCATGACTTTGGGGGTTCGTCTACCCTTCTCCCCTTTTGTCATGGGTTTGCTAAACCGCTGTGATGTTGCTCCGTCACAAttgcatccgaacagctgggctgcCATTCGATGTTTCGAGATGGTTTGCAAATATCTGGAGCTGCCGACTTCTGTAAATGTTTTTCTCTACCTCTTTCTTCTCACAAATCCCTCTCGTCAGAAGGCAAAAAAGGG GCCCGTTGAGGGTCATCAGGCCTTCTGGTTAACTGCCGAGGGGGAGAGACGGATCCCGACTTATTGGAGTTTTGGAGCGGGATCCGACTATCTAATAAAAATTTCTTATGATTGGTTGAGTTCGGAGGATCATAATATTGCTGATATTTTGTTGGCGATTTTTGGGGAGAGAAATCTTAACCATCGTATGGTTATGGGGGATCGGGAGGCCGGTCGGTCTTATGTTG TTTCCATGGCTGGCGGGAAGAAGACACTGGCTGATTTGATGAGCCTTATCAAGGGGGATGACGAGGGTGAGGACGACTCCTCGGCGACTCCCTCGGCGAGTTCAGAGCAGAGGGAGACCGAACAGGCTAGTGGTCAGGTGGGCGGGGCCGACCAAGTTCAGTCAGAGAAGGTTGTTCCTCCCGAGAATGCTGTGGAGTCCCAGGGtgtggga GAGAAAGGGGCACATGCTTcaactggagaatcagcgcctgcaagtacttacagaggttatgtttggTATACTTCAGTTGGAGAATCAGCGGCTAAAAAGGTTTGGGACCTTGCAGAGGTTTTGCCgttggaatgccttatctga